DNA from Nitrospira sp.:
GCCGTCAGCCGCAGTCGTGAACAAATCGAGGTGGTCGCTGTACCGCGACAGGGCATTGACGGTGGAGCCGGGACGGCACTGCAGATTCCCGAGAGGAAACCAGCTGTGCCAGCCGCTCCCTGCATCCCACCAGGCACTGTAGACCCGGTTGTCCGTCCCGACGGTAAACAGGTCCAGGTGGCCGGCATAACGGGCCACTGCCGTGACCGGCGATCCCGAGCCACCAGGCGAGCTGATCCCCCCTTGGACATGAAACCACCCGGCCCAGCCTGTTGACTGGTCCCACCAATTGCTCATCGTGCGCCCATCGGCAGCGACGGCGAAGACGTCCAGATGTTCCGGGAAGCGGGCCAGGATGGTGATCGGCGTGCGGGCCCGTGCCAGCAGCGTCGCCAACGGACCGATGCGATTCCAGATCACTTGGCGGCAAATGCGGCAGAACGCGACGCCGAGCGCGCGCATCTTACAATCGTATTCAGGCCGAAACGCACCGCAATGGTAATAATGCGCCCCCTCGAACAATCCGACGGTGCCGGCGGGAACGGGACTCGTTCGGTTATCCACCTGGGCGCAATTCGGATTGCTCATCGTCGGGATGGCGGTCGTCGGTGCGACCGCCCACCGCCATTTCAAGGTGTTGCGGTCGGAATTCGTCGTAACATTCGGTTCGGAAGGCTCCCCGGCAGGGTGGTGGTCATGGCCCGTCTCATTGCCGCCGGCATAGTACGGATATTCGTCCGCCAGCCCGAACGCCGTATGGCCCAATTCATGGATGGCTATTTCGCTGGCTCCGGCAGCCAGCGAATAGGTCCCGATGCCACCGCCGCTCCCGCCATAAATAGAAGAATTCACGACCACCAGCACGACGGTGAATTCCGGGACCTGAGCCGCGGCCACCTGCAACGCGGTGGTGCTGTTGCAGATCAACAATCGCCGGATGTTATTCCCGCCGAAGGTCGCGTCAAAGTAGGTGCGGGCGGTGGCGCCGGTGCCGCCCGCAGCGACCGGATCATCGGCGCCTGAATCGGTCGAGCTGACGTTCACCCTGAATACGTTGATGGCCGGGCTCAACTCATCGAACGGTTGGGTGTTGCGAAACGTGGTGACGAACTGGGTGCAGGCAGTATCGAAGGCGGCCTGTTGAGCAACCGTAAAACCTTCAGCCAGCAAGACGATGTTGAAGGCGCGGTTCCGAGGCGCCGAGCCGAAGATTTGCGTTGAACCAATGACAGCGCCGTCTGCAGTAGACATCGTCGCACCTCCCTCCTATCGACTGAGCTGTAGCGGAAAATCGGCCAACTCTTGCACCTCGGAGCTGCCCGCGACGGGGCTCGTCCCTCGAGTTCCCGGTATAGGTGCATCCGGTTTGGCCGGCGTGACCCGCACGACGACGACGCGGTCGGAGCCGGCCGGAACCGGCACGACGACCGTGAAGGCCCCGCGAGGACGCTCCACTTCGTGGCGGGTGATCGGCTCTCCAGGCTGTTCCGGAAACACTTCGGTACTCCTGGAAAATGCATCCCGAGCAGGGACTCGGGCTAAGGTCCGACCACCGGAATCCCGGGTGTCCACATAGTAGCCAGGCTGCTCGGCGCGACTGATGTCAAAACCGGTGATCGCCACATCCACCGGCTGCTGGCTGATCAAGCGAACTTGATCGCCCTCATACTCGAAGATCAGGCGCATTGCGAGTGTTGGGGTCGCTTGGCCTGCCTCATGCATTGGCATGTCATGTCCTCCTTTAACCGTAGATGGGTTTCGCCAGACCCTGAACGGCCCGATAGCCGTCGACTCCTTCGCCCTCACGGGTCGGAGCTCGACCACTCCACCAAGGCCTCATTATCATCGCTACTCTACCCGTCGCTGAAGCACGAGGTCCAACTCGGTTGCTGCAGGGATGTGGAGAAATCGACTCCGTCGATCGGCGCAATGTCCGCGCCGATCCCCTCGTACGGTCGCAATCGAACGACAGACCTCCCTGAAAGGCAGCAAAGCATGTGCCGTAAGGAATACGTAGAAGTCTTCCTTGCATTATTCAGACGATAGGAATGGAAGTATTTTCCCAGGAAGCGAATTCAGGCAGGACAACTGTATCCAAACGAATAACCGGCGGTATCGAAAGAGATACGGGTTTCAGAAGGAGGATCTCGGACGGGCCGTCTCGTGATCAGTACAGAATCGACGGGAGAAACGAGCCGGCTGGCTCCTGGTACAGACCATGGCTCATCAAGGTCATCGGATAGCTCACACGGAGGCCATGGTCCAGACACCAACGGAGCAGCTCGCCGTTGCGCGTGGGGAGCAAAAATCCCGGACCTTGGAACACCGGCACCGCTCCGATCAACGCCTTCAGTTCCTCGTTGGTCCGGCCGACCGCATGCCCGAAAAATCCGATCAGGGTCGCGTAGCCCGTCACGTTCCCGCCATGTTCGACCACGAGGGCGTGGCCTTGCTTGGTCGCATCGAACAATTCCCGCCCCCGGTCGTGTCCATGCACGTGGAAACACAACTGATTGCAGGCATCGAGGTCACGTGCACTGGCCGGCCGCACTTCATAGCCGGGCAATTGGAGCTGTAACGCGGGACCCTGCATGAGCGAGAGCGGTTCGCGCGCATTGAAGCCGAGCTTGCTGTAGAGGGAGAGCGAGCGGTTGTGGTATGCGGCTTGAACCAGCCGCACGCCGACAAAGTGTTTGGCGCGGGCGCGATCCAGGACACGCTCCATCAATTGACGCCCGATGGAACCATTTTGCACGGCCGGATCGACTGTGATCGGCCCCACACCGGCGATCGTATCACTTTCCCAGAGAAAGTTGCTTCCGACGACGCCCCGTTCCATTTCAGCGACGACCGAATACACGTCTTCCCGCGCAAGGAGCATCGTGAGGAGGCCGACCGCCGTCTCCGGCTGGGGGAAATCGACCGGAAAATTATGCTGCTCGGCGATGAGCTTGAAGGCCTCATAGAAGATGGCGCCGCAGGCCTGCGCGTCCTCACGTATGCCAGGCCGAAACGTCGCATGCATGGACAGGTCCTCCCCTTGGTCTGCTCGTGACAGCACCGCTCGAATGGATCGAGCAACGAGGACAGGGTACGTTTCGAGGCGCGCCCTGTCAACTTACCGCGTGGCGGTACGGCGAAACGGATCACAATCGAGGATGAGCAGCTGCAGCCCCTTTCTTACTCGTCAAGGCTGGGGCTGAGGAGGAACGGTCCATACATCAAGGCGAACAGCAGATAGGCGCCGCTCCAACCAAGAGCAGCCGAACCAAGCACGAGATTCGTCGGGAGCCCGGTAGAAGGTCCGAAGACCCGCAGCAGCGCGCCGAAGGTGACCAGCAAGTAGATACCAACGGTCGCAGGGCCGGCATGGCGAGGGCGGCCCGTGTGGCCGAGGCTCGCGCGAGTCATCACAGCCAAGGTCATCCCACCCACCGCGCCGGTCGTGAGCGCATGCACCGCATCCTCTTTCGGTAGACCGATCCCGAGGATCGCGCCTCCCAAGATGAGCAACGCCATGCTCAACCAGCCGTAGCCGAGATGAAGGACCAGCACCAACGGTTCATGCCACGTGAGCCACCCGTACCAGCGCGACAGGCGGCCGAGATTGGCGAATCCGGCCGCGACCAACAACCAGCCTGTAACCGGAGCCTGTGGCTGCGCGGTCCAGGCCGCAGCAGCCATGACCACAAGCGCAATCGACGCACCATCGAGACGCGAAAACGGCGCAGGCCGTTCTCTGTTCCCCTGCTCCGTCAGAAACTCCCTCGTGAAATTGGGAGTGAGCCGTCCACCGATGACTGTCAGCAAGACCATGATCAGCGCGAGCGCCATTCGGACAGCAAGATCCGTCTCCGTTCCGTTCAGGGCCAGCAGATGGTAAAAAATGTTTGCGCAGGCATAGAGGCTGATCACCACACCCACCGGCGCATGGCTCCAGCTTCTCCCCGCAGCAAGTTCTCGCCAGACCAATCCAGCCACCGTCACAAAAAAGGCTCCATCAACGAGGGCGGACAGAAGGGGCGGGCACAGCGGGATCGCCATGATCAGGCGTCCGGCCAGCCACAAGGCAAACAGGAACATCAGTTCACGTCCCTTGATCGGTGGCCTGTCGGTCCAATTGGGAACAGCCGTGAGCAGGAAGCCGGTGATCACAGCGGGGAGAAAGCCGAAGACCATCTCATGCACATGCCAGTCTCGAGCGGCAGAGAGCCATGCCGAGTCCCCTGCTCCGGCCAGTATCAGGATCCAGGCAGGAACCGCCAGGCCGGCGAACAACGCCGCCCCGAAAAAAAACGGTCGGAATCCATATGAGAAAAACGCCGCCATACAATCTTCAATCCTCGGTCATCAGTTGTCACCTGGCAACGGCTCTCGCCCCTCACCTATGGGCGAATCAGCCGGCACCCTCATTCATGAGGGTCGCTCAAACAGACTCAGATAGTAATACAACCCGAGTTGTCTCTGCCCGCCTTGGGAAAAGAACCATGTAGATGTAGTGAGAGGTTGGACAACTCGCCAACCGGATCAGTAGCCTACTCGGTTTCATACCCCCTCACCGGCAGGTAGGGTCCCCGAGCCTGCAGCAGTTGAAATGGTTCGCCTGTATCCACAGGCAATCTCTCCACAGACTGGACCGCTGCGGGAGCAGCCTCGATCGCGAAACGCTCTCGCCGGAGTTCCTGGCCGGTCCGGTTGCGGTATACCAACTCGTCGCGATCCAGATCGTACTCCGGAATCTCCACACTCTCCCATCGCTGCATGAAGTAATGGGCATAGAGCGTGTAGAGGCCAGGGTCCTTGCAGCTGCGCTGCAGGACATATTCCGGCATGGTCTGAACATCCAGATCGGTGTGGTAATGCTGCAGCCAAAGGTAATCGCCGAGGATCACCAGCTTGACCAACGGGGAGTCCGAGTACAGCTTGAGTTTCACGACTTTCCCGATGGCCTTCAGGCGCTTGAGGAGCGCGATACTCTGGCGGACCTCCTCCCGAAACGCCGGGAGGTCGTACGTAGGATGGGCCAAGGCCTGCAGGCGCGCGGTCGCGTCCTGACTGAAGGGGTTGACCAGCATGATCTTCGCTTCCAGGCACCGGTCGAGGACCGAAGACAGATTTCCCACTTGATCCACAAGGGTGCCGGAACCGCTGGACCCGATCACCATGACGGTACGAGCGGTGCCCTGCTCTTCCTTCAAGGTCTTGATGCGCCGCTGCGCTTCGGGCGCACGCCGGGGGAAAAAGGAGACAAGTCCGGCTCCGGTCGCCGCAACGGCAAGGGCCCTGTCCCGCATGCTGCGATGGATGTAGTTGAGGCAGAGCATCAGCAGGATGGCGGCGGTCATTTCCACCGCGATGAGGGAAAATTTGTCATGCTCGACAAGAGACCAGAACGACAGGAACTGCCTGGCGCCGGCCGGTAAGAGCAGCGCGATCCCCGCGCTGAGGGCCACGATGGCGATGTGATAGAGGCTTCCTGCCGCATTGCGGAGAAAGGCATGGAGAAAGGACCAGGATTCTTGGAACAACGATGCACCTCTTGAAGGGGTAACGGAACGATTCCCACGGCTGTGACGGGCTGGCAATGAGGCGACGGAGGAAAGAACCTTCGGCGGTGTGCTCAGCGGAAACGGCGCGGCTGCGGGCACAAACAACAATCGCGTAAGACTTCAGAGATCCAGAAGCTGCTGCCCCCGGCTACAGAAGGTCTTACGCGAACAGCGGCACTATAACAGGTCTGCTCGAGCGAAGCAATGAATGGTGTGTGTAATGTGTCCCGCCTGGAGAAGGTCGCTTGGACGCCTTTGCTGAAATCGTATTTCGGCTGTACATCGGTTTGCCCCTCACGACCAAACTTCATCGGCTACGCCAATACCCACACTCCTTTGGCTTTGATCTCCTGATACATAGCATCGGGCGCCAAATCGATCTGGCCCGGCCAGGCCACGGCACCATGATCGACGTACACCTGGTTGAAGTAGGCCGGATCCTTCAACGGCTCAAACACTCCGCTGAGGCGCTCGGGCCTGAAACGAACCTCTCCCCTGAGGCCGTCTGTGAAACGTCCAAACAATCCAAGGGCGTCAAGCGGCTTCACTTCAACGATATCCCAATACATCGATGTCCTCCTTACAAGAGCGGAGCGATCGGCTTTGGAGATTCCTTTGCCCTGCAGAGATCCCAATCGGTGAGCAATTCCTCACGATGTAACTCAGCCCAGTCCAGCACGAGATCGAGCGCTCGACGAGGACGAAACACAACGGACAGATTCCCAGACCGGGGCAGGAATAGTCTCAGGACTCAGTTCTTTCGCTCGGTTTCGTATCCTCGAACTGGCAGGGAGGAACTGCCTGTCGGAGCAGTTGAACACGTTCGTGGGGGAAAAAGGAAAACCCACCGAGAGGACTACTCTCGAAACGCATCCTGCAGAGCCAGGAGGGTCTGGTCGACGCCTGCGTTCACCGCCGCCTGCACCAGCGGTTCAAGGGAGGAATACATGGCGTCGTCCGACAGGTTCGGCACCTGGACGGACACCACGTGGTGGAAGACGACCTCGCCGGTATTCACGAGGATGACCTTGCTGAACACTCGCACCGGCGGCAACCGTCCCGAGAACAGGGCCAACATCCGCTCCCGCAAGGTCGGGCGGTCCACGCGATACAGCAGGAGGCTATCGGCGCCCAATAGGTGGCCGATGCGGGCCGAAGTGTCGTCCGAAACAACGCCGGACCCTTGCAAGCGGTATTCGTCCAGCAACGGCTGAAGATGGGCCCGCTCGACGATCTGCAACGAGGGGCGCAGAGTCTTCAAGAGGAACGTTTCCGCCTCCAGATGCGAATAAATCCCGGCAAGGGCGGGATCGGCCGATTGAGGATAGACGATCGCAAGGCGCACGACCGACGGAGGAATCACCGTGGGGGCGGCCTGTTCCACCATGGCAAACTCCGGGGCTGCGCTGAGAGAAGAGGTGCTGCAGGAGGGAAGACCGGCCAGCCCGATCGCCGCAAGAACGGCCACCACTCGATCCTGCCAGCTGCCGGATTCCATGACGTGGCCCCCCTGAAACCGAGCGCCACGAACGTGTCATAGTTCATCATACCAAACCAAGGCTTCCCACTGCCCGCATGAGAACCGGCTCCCATGGCCGTCTTTCCGGATGCGCACAATCTGCGCGCATCGGCCGAGCACAGCCCTTAATGTAGGAACCATGAGTGATCCGATGTGCGCGGTCTGCGAGCAAGGGCCGACCGAACACCTCGTTCCACCCTGCCCTCCCTTCCGTTTGACTTCACCTTTCCCCCTCACTACAATTCGCCCGTGGCCTCGCAATTCGTCCATCTCCACCTCCATACCCAATACAGCCTGCTCGACGGCGCGAACCAGATCGAGCCCTTGATGCAGCAGGTAAAATCCTTCGGCCAGCCGGCCGTCGCGATGACCGACCACGGCAATATGTTCGGAGCGGTGGAGTTCTATCGCAAGGCGAAGGAGGCGGGCGTCAAACCCATCATTGGATGCGAAGCCTATATGGCGCCGGGCAGCCGGTTGGAAAAGAATTCGCACCTCGCGCACAACGACTACTACCACCTGATTCTGCTCGCGACAAACCTCAAGGGATACCAGAACCTCATCAAACTCGTGAGCAAAGCTTATCTTGAAGGGTTCTACTATAAGCCTCGGATGGATAAGGAATTATTGCAGCAGCACCATGATGGCTTGATCGCCCTCTCCGGCTGCTTAAGCGGCGAGGTCGCCTATCTGATCGGACAGAAAGATTTGGCCGGTGCGACGCAGGCAGCCGGTGAATATCGTGAGATCTTCGGGAAGGACAATTAC
Protein-coding regions in this window:
- a CDS encoding NnrS protein involved in response to NO, whose product is MAAFFSYGFRPFFFGAALFAGLAVPAWILILAGAGDSAWLSAARDWHVHEMVFGFLPAVITGFLLTAVPNWTDRPPIKGRELMFLFALWLAGRLIMAIPLCPPLLSALVDGAFFVTVAGLVWRELAAGRSWSHAPVGVVISLYACANIFYHLLALNGTETDLAVRMALALIMVLLTVIGGRLTPNFTREFLTEQGNRERPAPFSRLDGASIALVVMAAAAWTAQPQAPVTGWLLVAAGFANLGRLSRWYGWLTWHEPLVLVLHLGYGWLSMALLILGGAILGIGLPKEDAVHALTTGAVGGMTLAVMTRASLGHTGRPRHAGPATVGIYLLVTFGALLRVFGPSTGLPTNLVLGSAALGWSGAYLLFALMYGPFLLSPSLDE
- a CDS encoding GNAT family N-acetyltransferase; translated protein: MHATFRPGIREDAQACGAIFYEAFKLIAEQHNFPVDFPQPETAVGLLTMLLAREDVYSVVAEMERGVVGSNFLWESDTIAGVGPITVDPAVQNGSIGRQLMERVLDRARAKHFVGVRLVQAAYHNRSLSLYSKLGFNAREPLSLMQGPALQLQLPGYEVRPASARDLDACNQLCFHVHGHDRGRELFDATKQGHALVVEHGGNVTGYATLIGFFGHAVGRTNEELKALIGAVPVFQGPGFLLPTRNGELLRWCLDHGLRVSYPMTLMSHGLYQEPAGSFLPSILY
- a CDS encoding putative secreted protein produces the protein MSTADGAVIGSTQIFGSAPRNRAFNIVLLAEGFTVAQQAAFDTACTQFVTTFRNTQPFDELSPAINVFRVNVSSTDSGADDPVAAGGTGATARTYFDATFGGNNIRRLLICNSTTALQVAAAQVPEFTVVLVVVNSSIYGGSGGGIGTYSLAAGASEIAIHELGHTAFGLADEYPYYAGGNETGHDHHPAGEPSEPNVTTNSDRNTLKWRWAVAPTTAIPTMSNPNCAQVDNRTSPVPAGTVGLFEGAHYYHCGAFRPEYDCKMRALGVAFCRICRQVIWNRIGPLATLLARARTPITILARFPEHLDVFAVAADGRTMSNWWDQSTGWAGWFHVQGGISSPGGSGSPVTAVARYAGHLDLFTVGTDNRVYSAWWDAGSGWHSWFPLGNLQCRPGSTVNALSRYSDHLDLFTTAADGRTMSTWWDARTGWADWFHVQGGVAAPGATVTAVARYPFHLDLFTVGTDRRLYSCWWDERSGWHSWFPLGNLQCRSDSTVTVVARFPDQLDLFTTAADGRIMSTWWNARSGWANWFQVSGGVASPGSPVTAIARYSNHLDLFTIGTDNRIYSTWWHEGQNWAGWFNVSGGIGKPGGQVAAISRVTEHIDLVTVGSDGVVYSTWWDGASGWAGWFALGVT